From the Priestia aryabhattai genome, one window contains:
- a CDS encoding sodium:solute symporter family protein has protein sequence MNVALIIIFGFLLLAIYLGIRATRGKKMDLEQWSVGGRGFGTIFVFFLMAGEIYTTFTFLGGSAWAYGKGGPAFYILAYISLAYVLGYWIGPQIWRYAKKHKLMSQPDFFVSKYNSPFLGIVVSCAGVLAIVPYIILQFKGLGIIVSEASYGSISSTAAIWIGAISLTVYLMISGIHGSAWTAIVKDIMIFIVVLFLGIYMPFHYYGGLQPMFEAVHQANPTFLTLPKTGLSISWFISTVMLTVLGFYMWPHTFNATYSAENENVFRKNSIISPIYTLMLLFVFFVGFTALMQVPGLQGAEADLSLLRLSIQTFDPWIVGFIGAAGLLTALVPGSMLLMAASTSLSKNVYGVLFPSATGKQISILAKCCVPVIALVSVYFTLHGGNTIVTLLLMGYSIVTQLFPAFIFSLMKNNIVTKYGACAGIVAGIASVMYITITETTLGTLFPALPQIIKDTNVGVISLFINLVVLMVVSLATKKIAAQPHFESEAVDGKQVL, from the coding sequence ATGAATGTGGCACTGATTATTATTTTTGGTTTTTTACTTTTAGCTATTTATCTTGGAATTCGAGCTACGCGGGGCAAAAAAATGGATTTAGAACAGTGGAGCGTAGGTGGCAGAGGGTTTGGAACTATTTTTGTTTTCTTTCTGATGGCGGGTGAAATCTATACTACTTTTACATTTCTAGGAGGAAGTGCTTGGGCATATGGAAAAGGAGGCCCAGCGTTTTATATCTTAGCCTATATTTCTTTAGCGTACGTGTTAGGATATTGGATTGGTCCGCAAATATGGCGATATGCGAAGAAACATAAGCTCATGTCTCAGCCGGATTTTTTTGTTTCAAAATACAACAGCCCGTTTTTAGGCATCGTTGTTTCTTGCGCAGGTGTGCTGGCAATTGTTCCTTATATTATTTTACAGTTCAAAGGCTTAGGTATCATTGTATCTGAAGCTTCTTATGGCTCTATTTCTTCAACCGCAGCCATTTGGATTGGAGCCATATCGCTAACAGTTTACTTAATGATTTCAGGCATACATGGTTCCGCTTGGACGGCTATTGTTAAAGATATTATGATTTTTATTGTCGTATTATTTTTAGGAATATATATGCCGTTTCATTATTACGGAGGTTTACAGCCAATGTTTGAGGCTGTGCATCAAGCAAATCCAACGTTTCTCACCCTTCCAAAGACAGGGCTAAGTATTTCTTGGTTTATTTCTACAGTAATGCTGACCGTATTAGGGTTTTACATGTGGCCGCATACGTTTAATGCAACGTATTCAGCTGAAAACGAGAATGTATTTCGAAAGAATTCTATTATAAGCCCTATTTATACGTTAATGCTGCTTTTTGTCTTTTTTGTAGGGTTTACCGCTCTTATGCAGGTACCTGGATTACAAGGCGCAGAAGCGGATTTGTCACTGCTTCGTCTTTCCATTCAAACATTTGACCCGTGGATTGTCGGCTTTATTGGCGCAGCTGGTTTACTAACAGCACTTGTGCCTGGATCCATGCTCTTGATGGCAGCTTCTACGTCACTATCTAAAAACGTTTATGGCGTTCTTTTTCCTTCAGCGACCGGCAAGCAAATTTCGATACTGGCTAAATGCTGCGTACCGGTCATTGCACTTGTTTCAGTTTATTTTACGCTTCATGGAGGTAATACTATTGTAACGCTCTTACTAATGGGTTACAGCATTGTGACGCAGTTGTTTCCTGCTTTTATTTTTAGTTTAATGAAAAACAATATCGTGACTAAATACGGGGCGTGTGCAGGTATTGTTGCCGGCATTGCGTCTGTGATGTATATAACGATTACTGAAACAACGCTTGGCACGTTGTTTCCTGCATTACCACAAATCATTAAAGATACAAATGTCGGCGTTATTTCTTTATTTATTAATTTAGTTGTATTAATGGTGGTCAGTTTAGCAACGAAAAAAATCGCCGCACAGCCTCATTTTGAAAGTGAAGCAGTAGATGGAAAACAAGTTTTATGA
- a CDS encoding DUF3311 domain-containing protein, with translation MKILYFLCLLPFVGILGSLPFVNKVTPFILGMPFFLFWIVMWVILTSFIMGIVYKLDPAVRGGDK, from the coding sequence ATGAAAATACTTTATTTTCTTTGCCTGCTTCCGTTTGTAGGAATACTAGGTTCATTGCCCTTTGTTAACAAAGTGACGCCGTTTATTTTAGGGATGCCTTTTTTTCTTTTTTGGATTGTTATGTGGGTAATCCTTACGTCTTTTATTATGGGTATTGTGTACAAGCTCGATCCTGCTGTTAGAGGAGGAGATAAATAA
- a CDS encoding STAS domain-containing protein gives MSEQNQRLFEYILEHSASISEEWLRQRSNIKGSIYSKDADASVEKKLREQHLYTIETIASGFLDNQEIFKQRMMKWTTEVVNSRIKFDTPIYEVVEALSKTRKIIWTYVKTYSLIHSSITKEDILSWSEVYHTTFDKLINEFSEQYYKITRQKISLQQELIDETSFPVIPIVDHIAVLPLVGLIDEIKGDSIIEVVPKRCAEKHIRHLVIDLSGVNYVDTYVAHKFFDLINILQLLGIHAIMSGVSPDMAQTAVNVGISETFGHLKQALSSLGVKKKE, from the coding sequence GTGAGTGAACAAAATCAACGTCTTTTTGAATATATTTTAGAACATTCAGCCTCTATCAGTGAAGAATGGCTGCGCCAAAGAAGTAATATTAAAGGATCAATTTACTCAAAGGACGCAGATGCTTCAGTTGAGAAAAAACTGCGCGAGCAGCATCTTTATACGATCGAAACAATTGCAAGCGGCTTTCTTGACAATCAAGAGATTTTCAAACAACGTATGATGAAATGGACTACGGAAGTAGTAAACAGTAGAATTAAGTTTGATACGCCGATTTACGAGGTAGTAGAAGCGCTAAGCAAAACAAGAAAAATTATTTGGACGTATGTCAAAACATATAGCCTGATACATTCATCTATTACAAAAGAAGATATCCTGTCTTGGAGTGAAGTTTATCATACAACATTTGATAAGCTCATTAATGAATTTTCCGAACAGTATTATAAAATCACAAGGCAAAAAATAAGTCTTCAGCAAGAGCTAATCGACGAAACGAGTTTTCCTGTTATTCCAATTGTAGACCACATCGCGGTCTTGCCTTTGGTAGGGCTTATTGATGAAATTAAGGGGGATTCTATTATCGAGGTTGTTCCAAAAAGGTGTGCAGAGAAACATATAAGGCATCTAGTCATTGACTTATCGGGTGTAAATTATGTAGATACGTATGTCGCTCACAAATTTTTTGATTTGATTAACATTTTGCAGCTTCTAGGCATCCATGCGATTATGTCAGGAGTGAGTCCTGACATGGCTCAGACGGCTGTTAATGTAGGAATTAGTGAAACGTTTGGACATTTAAAACAAGCGCTCTCTTCGCTTGGTGTAAAGAAAAAAGAATAA
- a CDS encoding PCYCGC domain-containing protein → MKKSIVLLGILATSIGLSACSNNTTTSSATNSSAHSGHEHHKAAVADIREETPGVDVLPQFLKNQPKDMKLVYLSVAKNRELLEKIPCYCGCGMEANHKNSYDCFIFKNKRNGAVVWDDHGTKCGLCIEIAAKAMLDYNRGKSIKDIRKDIDEKYKEGYAQPTPTPSL, encoded by the coding sequence TTGAAAAAATCAATCGTTTTGTTGGGGATTCTCGCTACAAGTATTGGATTATCCGCTTGCTCAAACAATACAACAACTTCTTCTGCTACAAACTCTTCTGCACATTCAGGTCATGAACATCATAAAGCTGCAGTTGCTGATATTCGCGAAGAGACCCCAGGAGTAGATGTTTTACCACAGTTTTTGAAGAATCAGCCTAAAGATATGAAACTAGTTTATCTATCCGTTGCTAAAAATCGTGAACTACTTGAAAAAATTCCTTGCTACTGCGGATGTGGAATGGAAGCGAATCACAAAAATAGCTATGACTGCTTTATTTTTAAAAACAAAAGAAATGGAGCAGTCGTCTGGGATGATCATGGAACAAAATGCGGATTGTGTATAGAAATTGCAGCTAAAGCTATGCTCGACTATAACCGAGGCAAATCAATAAAAGATATTCGCAAAGACATCGATGAAAAATATAAAGAAGGCTATGCACAACCCACTCCTACTCCTTCCTTGTAG
- a CDS encoding ring-cleaving dioxygenase: MNHLKGIHHVTAITSSAEKNYEFFTYVLGMRLVKKTVNQDDIQTYHLFFADDKGSAGTDMTFFDFPGIPKGSHGTNEISKTSFRVPNDAALDYWVKRFDRLEVKHTGIQELFGKKTLSFVDFDDQQYQLISDEGNQGVESGTPWQKGPVPLQYAITGLGPIFIRIAEFNYFKEMMEKVLLFKEIAQDGDLHLFEVGEGGNGAQVVVEQEHNEKFPQAQQGFGTVHHVAFRVENRQALEEWINRMSSYGFHTSGYVNRHFFESLYARVAPQILFEFATDGPGFMGDEPYETLGEKLSLPPFLEPKRAEIEKLVRPIDTVRSTKEFVKE, encoded by the coding sequence ATGAACCACTTAAAAGGAATACACCATGTAACGGCTATTACAAGCAGTGCAGAAAAGAATTATGAATTTTTCACGTATGTGTTAGGTATGCGCTTAGTTAAAAAAACGGTCAATCAAGATGATATTCAAACGTATCATTTGTTTTTTGCAGATGATAAAGGGAGCGCCGGAACGGACATGACTTTTTTTGATTTTCCAGGCATTCCAAAAGGTTCTCACGGAACAAATGAAATTTCAAAAACATCTTTCCGCGTTCCGAATGACGCGGCTTTAGACTATTGGGTAAAGCGCTTTGATCGCTTAGAAGTGAAGCATACTGGAATTCAAGAACTATTTGGGAAAAAGACGCTTTCGTTTGTTGATTTTGATGATCAGCAGTATCAGTTAATTTCTGATGAAGGAAATCAGGGAGTTGAATCAGGCACTCCTTGGCAAAAAGGCCCTGTACCTCTTCAATACGCCATTACGGGACTCGGCCCTATCTTTATTCGTATTGCCGAGTTTAATTACTTTAAAGAAATGATGGAAAAAGTCCTTTTATTTAAAGAGATTGCTCAAGATGGAGATCTTCACCTATTTGAAGTAGGAGAAGGCGGAAATGGTGCGCAAGTAGTAGTAGAACAAGAACACAATGAAAAATTTCCGCAGGCTCAGCAAGGTTTTGGAACTGTTCATCACGTTGCTTTTCGCGTAGAAAATCGACAGGCTCTTGAAGAATGGATTAACCGAATGTCAAGCTATGGTTTCCATACGTCTGGTTATGTGAATCGTCACTTCTTTGAATCGTTGTATGCAAGAGTGGCTCCGCAAATTTTATTTGAATTCGCGACAGATGGACCAGGATTTATGGGAGATGAACCTTACGAAACGCTCGGAGAAAAATTATCACTACCTCCGTTTTTAGAGCCAAAACGCGCAGAAATTGAGAAGCTCGTGCGTCCGATTGATACAGTAAGAAGTACAAAAGAGTTTGTGAAAGAGTAG
- a CDS encoding maltose acetyltransferase domain-containing protein produces the protein MKTEKQKMLDGELYLSADPQLMKERENARRLTRLYNQTTEREEEIRTNLLKELFGSTGNSLYIEPTFRCDYGSNIHVGENFYANFDCVLLDVCEIRIGDNCFLAPGVHIYTATHPLHAFERISGAEFGKRVEIGDNVWIGGRAIINPGVKIGNNAVIASGAVVTKDVPDNVVVGGNPAVIIKRIED, from the coding sequence ATGAAAACAGAAAAACAAAAAATGCTGGATGGAGAATTATATCTTTCCGCTGATCCACAATTAATGAAAGAACGTGAAAACGCTCGAAGATTAACAAGGCTTTATAATCAAACAACAGAAAGGGAAGAAGAAATACGTACAAACTTATTAAAAGAACTGTTTGGTTCTACGGGAAATTCTCTTTACATTGAGCCTACTTTCCGCTGTGACTACGGTTCTAACATTCATGTTGGAGAAAATTTTTATGCTAACTTTGACTGTGTACTTTTAGACGTATGTGAAATAAGAATAGGAGATAATTGTTTTCTTGCACCAGGTGTACATATCTATACAGCAACTCATCCTTTGCATGCCTTTGAAAGAATTTCAGGAGCTGAGTTTGGAAAGCGCGTAGAAATAGGAGATAATGTGTGGATTGGGGGAAGAGCCATTATTAATCCTGGAGTGAAAATAGGCAACAATGCGGTAATTGCTTCGGGTGCCGTTGTGACAAAAGATGTTCCTGATAACGTGGTAGTCGGAGGCAATCCTGCAGTTATAATTAAACGTATTGAAGATTAA
- a CDS encoding PIN domain-containing protein, which produces MLDEKVIIDTNIWASHALNYPEVVEYINELISNNTEFLMPTVVEMELLSHWEVETNPQVKAVKNHYIYDMTDKIVDVTSEIAQLAAQIRRKAKIESNKKIKGPDAMIAASAFIHNAKLISNNNKDFAWITFNFSYQGQQLSYVNPIKDTIAYASFIKSFELPTLTHTADTLQKNKKEN; this is translated from the coding sequence GTGTTGGATGAAAAAGTAATAATTGATACAAACATTTGGGCTTCACATGCACTTAATTATCCGGAAGTTGTGGAATATATTAATGAACTTATTTCAAATAATACGGAATTTTTAATGCCTACCGTTGTGGAAATGGAACTGCTGTCTCATTGGGAAGTAGAAACAAATCCTCAAGTCAAAGCAGTAAAAAATCATTATATTTACGATATGACAGATAAGATCGTAGACGTGACAAGTGAAATTGCACAGCTAGCAGCTCAAATTCGCCGAAAAGCTAAAATCGAATCCAATAAAAAAATTAAAGGTCCAGATGCGATGATCGCCGCATCTGCTTTTATACATAATGCAAAACTGATTTCCAACAATAATAAAGATTTTGCTTGGATTACATTTAATTTCAGCTATCAAGGTCAGCAATTATCTTATGTGAATCCTATTAAAGACACGATTGCTTACGCTTCTTTTATTAAAAGCTTCGAACTGCCCACTTTGACTCATACAGCAGATACCTTACAAAAAAATAAAAAGGAAAATTAA
- a CDS encoding helix-turn-helix domain-containing protein: protein MNDKKQVGQLIQDLRKIAEMTTFELSEGICTEEELHRFEQGEIHASSEVLYHLSKRLGVPMNYFFEAGELTPNDYSKEIKSTIRHYIRKRDYETVLHMVNKEKDNPMFQDPFHAQFFLWHEAICDYYIGNKFEQALRKLEKAIAFTRTSEQFYSEKEIAILNSIAIIYEEEGHLKKAFSTFMEGLQHIALLPKLKDPLVKIRILYGLSRALLQMERYEKSVKYAQAGLELCIQHETLYLLGELHYQVGEALCQLGELKEGVAYLEKAITVFEIEQNEAFVTIIQQEMSKYHEIKKKS from the coding sequence TTGAATGATAAAAAACAAGTAGGTCAGCTGATTCAAGATCTGCGAAAGATAGCGGAAATGACAACTTTCGAGTTATCAGAAGGAATTTGTACAGAAGAAGAGCTACATCGGTTTGAACAAGGTGAAATCCATGCAAGCAGTGAAGTTCTCTATCATTTATCGAAACGTTTAGGGGTTCCGATGAATTATTTCTTTGAAGCGGGAGAGCTAACGCCCAACGATTATTCAAAAGAAATTAAATCGACCATTAGGCATTATATACGAAAACGCGATTATGAAACCGTGTTACATATGGTGAACAAAGAAAAAGATAATCCTATGTTTCAAGATCCTTTTCACGCACAATTTTTCCTATGGCACGAAGCCATATGTGATTATTATATCGGAAATAAATTTGAACAAGCGCTTCGTAAATTGGAAAAAGCAATTGCGTTCACGCGTACGAGCGAACAGTTTTATTCAGAAAAAGAGATTGCTATTTTAAATAGTATTGCCATTATTTATGAAGAAGAAGGCCATTTAAAAAAAGCGTTCAGTACGTTTATGGAAGGGTTGCAGCATATCGCTTTGCTTCCTAAGTTAAAAGATCCTCTTGTCAAAATTCGAATTTTGTATGGATTATCACGTGCGCTTTTGCAAATGGAACGTTACGAAAAGTCGGTTAAATATGCACAAGCAGGCCTAGAGCTGTGTATCCAGCATGAGACGCTTTATTTATTAGGAGAACTACATTATCAAGTTGGAGAAGCACTGTGTCAGCTTGGAGAGCTTAAAGAAGGAGTAGCCTACCTAGAAAAAGCTATTACTGTTTTTGAAATTGAGCAAAATGAAGCGTTTGTGACCATTATTCAACAAGAGATGTCTAAATATCATGAAATAAAAAAGAAGAGCTGA
- a CDS encoding VOC family protein, whose translation MKIHHLNLTVTNVSATQEFLETYFGMTCKANRGKGFAIMHDEDGFVLTLMKGSEVNYPRTFHIGFLQENEEQVNKINQRLKEDGFNVEPPKQLHGYTFYVEAPGGFTVEVLC comes from the coding sequence ATGAAAATTCATCACCTCAACCTAACGGTTACAAATGTCTCTGCTACTCAAGAATTTTTGGAAACTTATTTTGGTATGACATGCAAGGCAAACAGGGGTAAAGGTTTTGCTATAATGCATGATGAAGATGGTTTTGTACTAACTTTAATGAAGGGGAGCGAAGTTAATTATCCAAGGACCTTCCATATTGGATTCCTCCAAGAGAATGAAGAGCAGGTAAATAAAATTAATCAAAGGTTAAAAGAAGATGGATTTAATGTCGAACCTCCAAAACAATTACATGGTTATACATTTTATGTGGAGGCACCTGGAGGATTTACAGTTGAGGTACTTTGTTAA
- a CDS encoding YitT family protein produces the protein MTKKVIIIFRKIPVVLVGSLLLSIGINGFLVPHYLLDGGTIGIALILHYYFEFPTGVTMIILGLPLCWFAWIYERTYFYNSFYGLIISSLLIDWLEPIEDQFQLSVFPSVIFGGVCIGTGVGLMLRYETSTGGTDLLAQLISKAFSLNIGMVILIIDGFIITAGLPLLGPKTFLFSCSTIFIGGMTTSLITKKE, from the coding sequence TTGACTAAAAAGGTGATTATTATTTTTCGAAAAATACCGGTTGTTCTTGTGGGAAGCTTATTATTAAGTATAGGAATTAATGGATTTTTAGTTCCTCATTATTTGTTAGATGGAGGAACAATTGGAATTGCTCTCATCCTTCACTATTATTTTGAATTTCCTACAGGTGTAACGATGATTATTTTGGGCCTCCCCTTATGTTGGTTTGCTTGGATTTATGAGAGGACTTATTTTTATAATAGTTTTTATGGACTAATTATTTCTTCTTTATTGATTGATTGGCTAGAACCTATTGAAGATCAGTTTCAACTTTCTGTTTTTCCTAGTGTGATCTTTGGAGGAGTATGTATTGGGACGGGGGTTGGTCTTATGCTTCGGTATGAGACAAGCACTGGAGGAACAGATTTACTAGCTCAACTAATATCAAAAGCTTTTTCTTTGAACATAGGGATGGTTATTTTAATTATAGACGGTTTTATTATAACAGCAGGTCTTCCTTTATTAGGACCTAAAACGTTTCTTTTTTCATGTTCGACAATTTTTATAGGTGGAATGACAACTTCGTTAATTACTAAAAAAGAATAA
- a CDS encoding membrane-spanning protein has product MKSKIILILSISFIIFMLFLLFFYLIKGDSSRWQVALGGVIVSALPTLLLFTKVNPFPIPLIVGYYVFLFCTLFLGSIEDFYNRFKWWDAVLHFYKGIFMGFVGVSLYKLLIATRIQARISKWVIFLFVLSISVNATVLWEIYEFLGDLTFTHTMQSGGNTDTMYDMIIGMISGLLTAIYSMKRRKKL; this is encoded by the coding sequence TTGAAATCAAAAATAATCTTAATTCTTAGTATATCTTTTATTATATTTATGCTTTTTTTACTCTTTTTTTATCTAATCAAAGGAGATTCTTCTCGTTGGCAGGTAGCATTGGGAGGTGTGATAGTAAGCGCATTACCAACCTTGTTGTTGTTTACGAAGGTTAATCCCTTTCCAATTCCTCTTATAGTGGGGTATTATGTTTTTCTTTTTTGTACACTATTTTTAGGGTCAATTGAAGATTTTTATAATCGCTTTAAATGGTGGGACGCTGTTCTACACTTTTATAAAGGAATCTTCATGGGATTTGTAGGGGTTTCTCTTTATAAGCTACTTATAGCTACACGCATACAAGCTAGAATTTCCAAATGGGTTATTTTTTTATTTGTGCTTTCAATCTCAGTGAATGCTACAGTTTTATGGGAAATTTATGAATTTTTAGGTGATTTAACTTTTACTCACACTATGCAATCAGGAGGAAATACAGATACCATGTATGACATGATTATAGGTATGATATCAGGTCTTTTAACTGCTATTTATTCTATGAAACGACGAAAAAAACTATAA
- a CDS encoding DUF6044 family protein, whose protein sequence is MSVATTGKRKEKIYIISALVLLFLYFLPMYVLGENAHIRVHDNLDSNIAWYKVLAESGQIFGGLHSTIPQVINGLPRDAFGTAFSGIVWLHALFPSMTAYALSQTITRLVAFGGMYLLLKKHFIKHEDAHFVRIGVSLAFALTPFWPSGMLSTLGYPLALWAFLNIRSGDFSWKEWVALFLLPFYSSFVLGFFFFLVAISFLWIYDLIRKKSWNWPFLFSLIFMTSLYLLIEYRLVYSMIISEQPNHRMEFISSRHDFWHSMRLSLKNFLIGHTHVMTVHTHVILPIVFLTLVLLAFKRNIKHNKIFIFLFLLNGALSIWYAFWFNNVWIPLKEKISFLNTFNFARFHFLRIIVIYLSFSLACYILWSLGKFWRQLANIAIISQIITLLLFNEELLYGHYFHSPSFKEFYATKQFSDIKEFIGDPQDSYRVASIGIHPAISQYNGFYTLDTYNNVYPLEYKYKFRKIIAKELEKNKQLRKYYDEWGSRCYLFVDELGKTYEFRKDQKKEVHHLQLNTTQFKEMGGRYIFSSVPILNAKDNNLSLLKEFNDKESAWKIYLYQVK, encoded by the coding sequence ATGTCAGTGGCTACCACAGGAAAGAGAAAAGAGAAAATTTATATCATTAGTGCACTTGTTTTACTTTTTCTTTATTTTCTTCCTATGTATGTATTAGGAGAAAATGCTCACATACGTGTTCATGATAATTTAGATTCTAATATTGCTTGGTATAAGGTGCTGGCTGAAAGTGGTCAGATATTTGGGGGCCTTCACTCTACAATCCCTCAAGTTATCAATGGATTACCGCGTGATGCGTTCGGGACGGCATTCAGTGGGATTGTTTGGCTTCACGCTCTCTTTCCTTCCATGACTGCTTACGCTTTAAGCCAAACTATTACTCGGTTAGTTGCTTTTGGTGGAATGTATTTACTATTGAAGAAGCACTTTATTAAACATGAAGATGCCCACTTTGTTCGTATTGGTGTTTCACTTGCATTTGCACTTACCCCATTTTGGCCTTCAGGCATGTTAAGTACATTAGGATACCCTCTTGCTTTATGGGCATTTTTGAATATCCGTTCGGGAGATTTTTCATGGAAAGAATGGGTGGCTCTTTTCCTTTTACCTTTTTATTCAAGCTTTGTACTTGGCTTTTTCTTCTTTTTAGTGGCTATTTCTTTTTTATGGATTTATGACTTAATTAGAAAGAAAAGTTGGAATTGGCCATTTCTATTCAGCCTTATTTTTATGACCTCCCTCTACCTTTTAATTGAGTATCGCCTTGTCTATTCAATGATTATCTCAGAACAGCCAAATCATAGGATGGAATTTATATCATCGCGACACGATTTTTGGCATTCTATGCGCCTTTCACTTAAAAACTTTCTCATAGGGCATACACATGTTATGACTGTTCATACGCATGTTATCCTTCCAATAGTATTTTTAACCCTTGTTTTATTAGCTTTTAAGAGGAACATAAAACATAACAAAATATTCATTTTTTTATTTCTTTTAAATGGTGCTTTATCGATATGGTACGCTTTTTGGTTTAATAATGTATGGATTCCTCTAAAAGAAAAGATAAGTTTTTTAAATACATTTAACTTTGCAAGGTTTCATTTCTTACGAATTATTGTTATCTACCTTAGTTTCAGCTTAGCCTGTTATATTCTATGGTCACTAGGGAAGTTTTGGAGGCAATTAGCTAATATAGCGATTATAAGTCAGATTATAACACTTCTCCTGTTTAACGAAGAACTTCTTTATGGCCATTACTTTCACTCTCCTTCTTTTAAGGAATTTTATGCAACAAAACAATTCAGTGATATAAAAGAATTCATAGGGGATCCTCAAGATTCATACCGTGTAGCAAGTATTGGAATCCATCCAGCTATTTCACAATACAATGGGTTCTATACACTAGATACTTATAACAATGTATATCCCCTTGAATATAAGTATAAATTTCGAAAGATAATAGCAAAAGAGTTAGAAAAAAATAAGCAATTAAGAAAATATTATGATGAATGGGGAAGCCGTTGTTATCTCTTTGTCGATGAACTTGGTAAAACATACGAGTTCAGAAAAGATCAGAAAAAAGAGGTACATCACCTGCAGCTAAACACTACTCAATTTAAAGAAATGGGTGGTCGCTATATCTTTTCTTCGGTTCCTATTCTAAACGCTAAAGATAATAACCTTTCACTTTTAAAGGAATTTAACGACAAAGAATCTGCATGGAAGATTTATTTATATCAAGTAAAATAG
- a CDS encoding glycosyltransferase family 2 protein — translation MKPKLPLVTIVVPCYNEQEVLKDTIIQLTSVLDDLREEDLISAHSKILFVDDGSSDRTWSLIAMESTINNYVTGLKLSCNVGHQKALLAGLEKAKSKSDCAISIDADLQDDISVIRSFILKYHEGDEIVYGVRDSRETDTFFKRNTALCFYQLMRKININLVYNHADYRLMSKRAIEELSRYKEADLFLRGIVPLIGFKSSKVTYNRKKRLAGETKYPLKKMISFAFNGLTSFSVVPIRAFTILGCLLFFISLITGCYAFVQKLLGNTSIGWTSLIISIWLLGAIQLISIGVVGEYIGKIFIEVKKRPPYAIDIDLYTERLGVSTLAEESLLNKEEFN, via the coding sequence TTGAAACCAAAGCTGCCCTTAGTAACAATAGTGGTTCCATGTTATAACGAACAAGAAGTATTAAAAGACACCATTATACAGCTAACCTCTGTTTTAGACGATTTAAGGGAAGAGGATTTGATTTCAGCTCATAGCAAGATATTATTTGTCGATGATGGTAGTAGTGATCGTACATGGTCATTAATTGCCATGGAAAGTACAATTAATAACTATGTAACAGGATTAAAGCTATCATGCAATGTAGGGCACCAGAAAGCACTTCTTGCTGGACTGGAAAAAGCTAAATCTAAATCGGACTGTGCAATCTCGATTGATGCTGATTTGCAAGATGATATTTCTGTTATTCGAAGTTTCATCTTAAAGTATCATGAGGGGGATGAAATTGTATATGGTGTACGTGATAGCAGAGAGACAGACACTTTTTTTAAAAGAAATACCGCCCTATGCTTTTATCAGCTTATGCGAAAAATAAATATTAACCTTGTTTATAACCATGCAGATTATCGTCTAATGAGCAAGCGAGCTATTGAAGAACTTTCGCGTTATAAAGAAGCAGACTTATTTTTAAGAGGAATTGTCCCTTTAATTGGATTTAAATCCTCAAAAGTGACATATAATCGAAAAAAGCGTTTAGCCGGGGAAACAAAATATCCTTTGAAAAAGATGATCTCATTCGCGTTTAATGGTCTCACCTCATTTAGTGTTGTTCCAATCCGAGCCTTTACTATTTTAGGATGCTTGTTGTTTTTTATAAGTTTGATTACAGGTTGTTATGCGTTTGTTCAAAAGTTATTAGGCAATACGAGTATAGGTTGGACCTCTTTAATTATCTCTATTTGGCTTTTAGGTGCCATACAGTTAATAAGTATTGGAGTAGTAGGAGAGTATATTGGAAAAATATTTATAGAAGTAAAAAAGAGACCCCCTTATGCAATTGATATTGACTTATATACAGAAAGATTAGGGGTGTCAACGCTCGCAGAAGAAAGTTTATTAAATAAAGAAGAGTTCAACTAA